One region of Candidatus Moraniibacteriota bacterium genomic DNA includes:
- a CDS encoding ribonuclease HII — protein sequence MKKSTFELENKLLNDGYDFIIGIDEAGRGPLAGPVVAAATITRNFQFPNLNFQKNVKCQMSNVKMFDLIRDSKTLSAKQREKLFDFIQEHFYVGIGICDHRTIDKVNILQASFLAMKAALSDLKSKIKNQKSKLQFKNQKEILDTRYKIPDTKYIVLVDGKHKIPNFSHKQKNIVSGDKLVKSISAASIAAKVTRDRIMLKMHKKYPHYGFRLKKHGPCRIHRKSFKPVEKLVKAKK from the coding sequence ATGAAAAAGTCAACCTTTGAACTAGAAAATAAATTATTGAATGATGGCTATGATTTTATTATCGGCATTGATGAGGCGGGGAGAGGGCCATTGGCGGGCCCCGTCGTTGCTGCTGCAACGATAACCCGCAATTTCCAATTTCCAAATCTCAATTTCCAAAAAAATGTCAAATGTCAAATGTCAAATGTCAAGATGTTTGATCTTATCCGCGATTCAAAAACCTTATCTGCGAAGCAGCGGGAAAAATTATTTGATTTCATTCAAGAACACTTTTACGTAGGGATCGGAATTTGCGATCACCGGACAATTGACAAGGTAAATATTTTGCAAGCGAGTTTTTTGGCGATGAAAGCGGCCCTATCAGACCTGAAATCAAAAATCAAAAATCAAAAATCAAAATTACAATTTAAAAATCAAAAAGAAATATTAGACACCAGGTACAAAATACCAGATACAAAATACATAGTACTCGTTGATGGCAAGCACAAAATTCCCAATTTTTCCCATAAGCAAAAAAATATCGTCAGCGGTGACAAACTTGTGAAATCCATTTCCGCTGCTTCAATTGCGGCTAAAGTCACCCGTGACCGGATAATGTTGAAAATGCATAAAAAATATCCACACTATGGATTTAGATTAAAAAAGCATGGACCTTGCCGAATTCACCGGAAAAGTTTTAAGCCGGTAGAAAAACTTGTCAAAGCAAAGAAATGA